The Neofelis nebulosa isolate mNeoNeb1 chromosome X, mNeoNeb1.pri, whole genome shotgun sequence genome has a segment encoding these proteins:
- the LOC131502491 gene encoding LOW QUALITY PROTEIN: melanoma-associated antigen 9-like (The sequence of the model RefSeq protein was modified relative to this genomic sequence to represent the inferred CDS: deleted 1 base in 1 codon) — MEVEDVESEEEELEEEELEVELEVEEVESEEEELEEEELEVEVEVEDVESEEEELEEEVELGEEVELEEEKAEEEEEGGPSPSSSSSSSSSSLSSSCSVLILVPLEEGSAAARSPSPPQSPRSTCPSPSAMAGAPGSQSHQGSSSPDEEGSSTWGAPAGAQASLPDALRVKVAGLVLLLLLKYRTKQPTTRAEMLAAVSQDDRDRFPVIFRRACEYLQLVFGVDVKEVDPREHSYVLVSILGLSCDGTPSGRDGMPKTSLLVLVLWVILLEDDRAPEEAVWEALGVMGVYAGREHVFYGEPRELLTEVWVQEGYLEYRQVPGSEPARYEFLWGPRAHAETSGVQVLQHILAVNSRQPGSPCLSEEAVSHEEERA, encoded by the exons ATGGAGGTGGAGGACGTGGAGTCGGAGGAagaggagttggaggaggaggagttggaggtggagttggaggtggaggaggtAGAGTCGGAGGAagaggagttggaggaggaggagttggaggtGGAGGTTGAGGTGGAGGACGTGGAGTCGGAGGAagaggagttggaggaggaggtggagttaggggaggaggtggagttggaggaggagaaagcagaggaggaggaggaggggggcccatctccctcctcctcctcctcctcctcctcttcctccctgtcctcctcctgctCTGTCCTCATTCTGGTCCCCCTGGAGGAGGGATCTGCTGCTGCCCGGTCCCCGAGTCCTCCCCAGAGCCCTCGgagcacctgcccctcccccagtgccaTGGCAGGCGCTCCGGGGAGCCAGTCCCACCAGGGCTCCAGCAGCCCCGATGAGGAGGGGTCGAGCACCTGGGGGGCCCCGGCAGGGGCCCAGGCCTCGCTCCCAGATGCGCTCCGCGTGAAGGTGGCCGGCCTGGTGCTGCTTCTGCTCCTCAAGTATCGCACCAAGCAGCCGACCACACGGGCGGAGATGCTGGCGGCGGTCAGCCAAGATGACCGGGACCGCTTCCCCGTGATCTTCCGCCGAGCCTGCGAGTATCTGCAGCTGGTCTTTGGAGTCGACGTGAAGGAAGTGGACCCCCGCGAGCACTCCTACGTCCTGGTCAGCATCCTGGGCCTCAGCTGCGATGGGACGCCGAGTGGTAGGGACGGCATGCCCAAGACCAGCCTCCTGGTGCTGGTCCTGTGGGTGATCCTCCTGGAGGACGACCGTGCCCCTGAGGAGGCGGTGTGGGAAGCGCTGGGGGTCATGGGGGTGTATGCCGGCAGGGAGCACGTATTCTATGGGGAGCCCAGGGAGCTGCTGACCGAAGTCTGGGTGCAGGAAGGGTACCTGGAGTACCGGCAGGTGCCCGGCAGCGAGCCCGCACGCTACGAGTTCCTGTGGGGTCCCAGGGCCCACGCAGAAACCAGCGGCGTGCAAGTGCTGCAGCACATCCTCGCGGTCAACAGCAGGCAG CCGGGGTCTCCGTGTCTGTCCGAAGAGGCTGTGAGCCATGAGGAAGAGCGGGCCTGA